The Daucus carota subsp. sativus chromosome 2, DH1 v3.0, whole genome shotgun sequence genome includes a window with the following:
- the LOC108208776 gene encoding protein ACCELERATED CELL DEATH 6 isoform X1: MVLVVYCDHRHINFADDLGWTLLHHAAYHQFDSVLAVLVSAQKRFGCRFVYQERVSTPFHVAAEKGYTSTLILLMELWPPSSSAIPAVNSKGENILHIAALRSDKEMIRMILNYCPPKYINVIVNKQDDSGNTPLHLLIGRGCFVPEFLKYKELDVMVRNKNNLTPLDHFYIEEEIIADQAQIKIMLDEIVTDQHWKFWRIRNKRKSYSRKSGLFPSIREAKDVKFETVKKSIMDEKHRRRKKELERYKERTNTQIIVTALITTVTFTVGFTMPGGLRQSGEIDEGLVVLRKKTVFNAFMISDALAFLLSTCSLFLYFLQSMYEDAREVSKLNAASVGLNIVSIVAMMLTFITGTYVVLSHSLALAITVCLIGSFFFLFVIVLLIKMVYDRQVKRNED; this comes from the exons ATGGTGCTGGTGGTATATTGCGATCACCGTCATATAAACTTTGCTGATGATCTGGGGTGGACATTACTTCACCATGCTGCATATCACCAATTTGACTCAGTACTTGCTGTCTTAGTATCTGCACAAAAAAGGTTTGGATGCCGATTTGTGTACCAAGAGAGAGTATCGACACCATTTCATGTGGCAGCAGAGAAAGGATATACTTCCACCTTAATACTTCTTATGGAGTTGTGGCCACCTTCGTCTTCAGCAATTCCTGCTGTTAATAGTAAGGGTGAAAATATACTGCACATTGCAGCATTGCGAAGTGACAAGGAGATGATTCGAATGATTTTAAACTATTGTCCACCCAAGTATATCAATGTGATTGTGAATAAGCAGGATGATAGTGGCAATACACCTCTTCATCTGCTCATCGGGCGTGGCTGTTTCGTTCCTGAATTCTTAAAATACAAGGAACTTGATGTAATGGTCCGAAACAAAAACAATTTGACTCCTTTGGACcatttttatattgaagaagAAATCATTGCTGATCAG gcacaaataaaaattatgttggACGAGATTGTGACTGATCAACACTGGAAGTTTTGGCGTATAAGAAACAAGAGGAAATCATATTCCCGGAAAAGTGGATTGTTCCCAAGCATACGAGAGGCAAAAGATGTGAAATTTGAGACTGTTAAGAAATCCATTATGGACGAAAAGCATCGCAGGAGGAAAAAGGAGCTGGAAAGGTATAAAGAGAGGACCAACACGCAAATCATAGTTACCGCACTTATAACCACGGTAACCTTTACCGTAGGATTTACAATGCCGGGCGGTCTCCGTCAAAGCGGAGAAATTGACGAAGGACTAGTGGTTCTCCGCAAAAAGACCGTTTTTAATGCATTCATGATATCGGATGCATTAGCTTTCCTACTGTCAACATGTTCTTTGTTTCTCTATTTTCTTCAATCTATGTACGAAGATGCTCGCGAAGTTTCGAAACTTAATGCTGCATCAGTTGGGCTCAATATTGTTTCCATTGTGGCAATGATGTTGACTTTCATCACGGGAACGTATGTGGTGTTGTCCCACTCACTAGCCCTTGCCATTACTGTTTGCCTCATCGGTTCCTTCTTTTTTCTGTTCGTCATTGTTCTACTGATCAAGATGGTATATGACCGTCAAGTGAAAAGGAATGAAGACTGA
- the LOC108208778 gene encoding 3-oxoacyl-[acyl-carrier-protein] reductase, chloroplastic-like, translating to MKITKEQWEHVLKVNLYGAWICSKYVALQMKASKVEGSIINISSISGLSRVQSTGSVAYSSSKAGMHALTSVMALELGAYNIRVNTIAPSIFRSEITEELLNQKWFLGVVNKIVPLPYHKSTIETAFLPLIQYLIDDSSKYVTGNIFIVDGGSSLAGVPLYSSL from the coding sequence atgaaaataacaaaagagCAATGGGAGCATGTCTTAAAAGTAAATTTATACGGAGCTTGGATATGTTCAAAATACGTAGCTCTGCAGATGAAAGCGTCCAAAGTAGAAGGATCCATCATCAATATATCAAGTATATCTGGACTAAGCAGGGTCCAAAGCACAGGAAGTGTTGCATATAGTTCATCCAAAGCAGGGATGCATGCCCTGACCAGCGTAATGGCACTTGAGTTGGGGGCATATAACATTAGGGTGAACACAATAGCGCCATCTATTTTCCGTTCAGAAATAACAGAGGAGCTTCTTAATCAGAAGTGGTTTTTGGGGGTAGTCAACAAAATTGTGCCACTGCCATATCATAAATCCACGATTGAAACGGCCTTTCTACCACTGATCCAATACTTGATTGACGACTCTTCTAAATATGTTACAGGCAACATTTTCATAGTAGATGGTGGTAGTAGTCTTGCCGGTGTTCCCCTCTACTCCTCCCTTTGA
- the LOC135150473 gene encoding uncharacterized protein LOC135150473 gives MVKSQTVSIKTLENQIRQIANALINRPQGTLPSDTEANPGKKEQVQAVNLRSRKVTKEKESATQRNKEESDQQVETPVLSSKSDTGKTVVDADKKEINEEASKESAEKSGPKADIGVKQVYPPPPFPKRLQKHKLDKQFAEFLEVFKKLQINIPFAEALEQMPSYAKFMKGILSRKLKLEDLEIVALTEECSAVLQQKLPSKLKDPGSFTIPCTIGPLSFDKCLCDLGASINLMPLSVFKKLGLPEPKPTNMYLQLADRSITYPRGIVEDVLVKVDKLIFPADFVVLDFEEDKKIPIILGRPFLATGQTLIVCKRESLQ, from the coding sequence ATGGTTAAAAGCCAAAcggtgtcaatcaagactttggagaaccagattaggcagattgctaacgcgttgataaacagaccacaagggactcttcctagtgataccgaggccaatccgggtaagAAGGAACAGGTACAAGCTGTCAATTTGAGGTCCAGAAAAGttacgaaggaaaaagagtcAGCAACACagcgaaacaaggaagagagtgatcaacaaGTTGAAACACCCGTACTCTCATCTAAGTCTGATactggaaaaactgttgttgacgctgacaagaaagaaatcaacgaggaagcaagcaaggaatcAGCCGAGAAGTCTGGTCCGAAAGCTGAtattggggtcaagcaagtatatccacctcccccttttccgaagagacttcagaagcataagctcgacaagcAATTCGCTgaatttctagaggttttcaagaaattacaaatcaacataccttttgcggaggctctagaacaaatgccgagttatgctaaatttatgaaaggtattctatctcgtAAGCTGAAGCTTGAGGACTTGGAGATCGTTGCTCTAACGGAAGAGTGCAGTGCGGTGCTGCAGCAGAAATTACCTTCGAAACTCAAGGATCCGGGGAGTTTCACAATACCGTGTACCATTGGACCattgtcattcgacaagtgtttatgtgacttgggagctagcattaaTCTGATGCCATTatctgtcttcaagaaacttggttTGCCAGAGCCGAAACCTACAAACATGTacttacaactggctgatcggtccatcacatacccgagaggtatagtggaagatgtcttggttaaggtggataagctcatcttccctgcagattttgtcgtcctagactttgaggaggataagaagattcctattatcttgggaaggccgTTCTTAGCTACCGGACAAACTTTGATCGTGTGCAAAAGggagagcttacaatga
- the LOC135146790 gene encoding uncharacterized protein LOC135146790: MSDPQSKVSKELEPWSHLNGKVVLITGASSAARRLDLLISVCDLINAQYSETPRAVALELDVTAEPQAVEAAIQKAWSAFGQIDVLINNAGLRGY, translated from the exons ATGAGTGATCCCCAGAGCAAAGTATCCAAAGAGTTGGAGCCATGGTCTCATCTTAACGGAAAGGTTGTACTCATAACAGGCGCATCATCAG CTGCTCGGCGTCTGGACTTGCTGATTTCGGTTTGTGATCTCATTAATGCTCAGTATTCTGAAACTCCTCGAGCTGTCGCGCTGGAGCTCGATGTGACGGCCGAACCTCAAGCTGTTGAGGCAGCAATACAAAAGGCTTGGTCAGCCTTTGGCCAGATCGATGTTTTAATCAACAACGCTGGTCTCCGAGGTTACTAA